The region CTTTCAGTGAAAAATTTCCATTAGTGTAGCATAACACATGATCTGCTCCAGCTTCTACGGCTACAGGAATTTTTGTTTCATCGCCTACAGTACCAATAATCGTTTTTGCCCCTAATCCTTTTGCAACTTGAATAGCTGTTGTTCCTACTCCTCCAGAGGCAGAATGAACGAGAACCTTGTCTCCATCTTGTAATTTGGCTACGTCAGTAAACAGCTTGTAGGACAAGAATGAGACAATGCCACATGATCCCGCAACATCAAAGCTAATATGATCTGGAATCGCAAAAGTTAAACTCTCATCAGCAATGATGTACTCTGCATACGAGCCATTATGAGGAAACGCCATTACTCTTTGCCCTACAAAAAAAGATGTTACTTTATCTCCAACTTGTTCGACGATACCAGACGCCTCAAGGCCAGGAATAAACGGAAGTTTCTCTTGTCTCTTATTGCCATATCTTGCTTTAACATCTGCAAAATTAACACTTGTTACCATAACACGAATTAAAACTTGTTTTGGACCTATTGGAGGTATTTCAATGTCTACATATTTCATATGTTCTGTTGAGCCGAACTGCTCTACAATAATGGCTTTAATTGTAATCACCTTCTTGTTTCGTTATGTAAAACCACGTTTCATTATATTGATTATATCCTATATTCA is a window of Bacillus horti DNA encoding:
- a CDS encoding quinone oxidoreductase family protein — translated: MKAIIVEQFGSTEHMKYVDIEIPPIGPKQVLIRVMVTSVNFADVKARYGNKRQEKLPFIPGLEASGIVEQVGDKVTSFFVGQRVMAFPHNGSYAEYIIADESLTFAIPDHISFDVAGSCGIVSFLSYKLFTDVAKLQDGDKVLVHSASGGVGTTAIQVAKGLGAKTIIGTVGDETKIPVAVEAGADHVLCYTNGNFSLKVNELTDGNGVNIILDSIGGEITEQSMECLANYGRLVVFGNSSGKYGKLQMGELHSSCRSVLGYSLGTTRKEQPEVLKDTSLQVMRMLANGQIKIKIGKKLPLKDAALAHQLIESRKSIGKILLYTENS